From Salinirubellus salinus, the proteins below share one genomic window:
- a CDS encoding zinc ribbon-containing protein has protein sequence MSESSGAGSGEVTGPGEVGTKFSEWRCTECGHGHPKNNPPCDRCGNMQFELVETDPDEFAPGSGASYLDILRENAALAVVAFLVVSVAALAVLANAGVFVLADPFGLGFRYGAVEAVQPDGDGTLTAGEFAGLVAEDHDVQGVSWSGRTLELRYATSADSGGALGAELGDIAVTYAEYVEQGGDAARLQITAVREDGRGARVVVERSLAQRFVDGELTREQYVSRALGGE, from the coding sequence ATGAGCGAGTCGTCGGGGGCGGGGTCGGGAGAGGTGACGGGTCCCGGCGAGGTCGGGACGAAGTTCTCGGAGTGGCGCTGCACGGAGTGTGGCCACGGCCACCCGAAGAACAACCCCCCCTGTGACCGCTGCGGGAACATGCAGTTCGAACTGGTCGAGACGGACCCGGACGAGTTCGCTCCCGGCAGCGGCGCGTCCTACCTCGACATCCTGCGCGAGAACGCCGCGCTCGCCGTCGTCGCCTTCCTCGTCGTCTCCGTCGCGGCGCTGGCCGTCCTCGCGAACGCGGGCGTGTTCGTCCTCGCGGACCCGTTCGGCCTCGGGTTCCGGTACGGGGCGGTCGAGGCGGTCCAGCCGGACGGCGACGGCACCCTCACGGCCGGGGAGTTCGCCGGCCTCGTCGCCGAGGACCACGACGTGCAGGGCGTCTCGTGGTCGGGGCGCACACTCGAACTCCGGTACGCGACGAGCGCCGACTCGGGCGGCGCGCTCGGCGCGGAACTCGGCGACATCGCGGTGACCTACGCCGAGTACGTCGAGCAGGGTGGTGACGCCGCCCGCCTGCAGATCACTGCCGTCCGCGAGGACGGCCGGGGCGCCCGCGTCGTCGTCGAGCGGTCGCTCGCCCAGCGGTTCGTCGACGGCGAGTTGACCCGCGAGCAGTACGTCTCGCGGGCGCTCGGCGGAGAGTGA
- a CDS encoding APC family permease: MATLRRELGLRETVVYGVGLILGAGIYAILGEAAGLTGESVVVSFLLAALVASLTGLSYAELASMYPKGEGDYVYVRAAFGPAPAAFTALCRLLVGAVSAAAVALAFSGYLAGVFAVPAVPVAVGLVALLTLVNYLGIDLSVRVNVLFTALEVLGLLIVVVIGVGSWGQVDPTATTNGAFGVVEAIFLVFFAYLGFGSIVNVAEETRDPERTIPRAVVLAIVVTTVLYVAVALSAVALVDPAALGASGSPLADVALVGWGPLGAQVVGAIALFSTTNTVLILLVSTSRLFYGVSKTEYRAFPSVFSRVHPTRRTPHYAVFAVGALTVPFVLLGDVGRVAGVANLLLLVVFFLVNAAQLRLRYTAPDAERGFRVPLDVGRLSLPALGGLLSSVLLVAFYLNTLVS, translated from the coding sequence ATGGCGACGCTGCGACGCGAACTCGGCCTGCGCGAGACGGTGGTGTACGGCGTCGGGCTCATCCTCGGGGCCGGTATCTACGCCATCCTCGGGGAGGCCGCCGGCCTCACCGGCGAGTCCGTGGTCGTCTCGTTCCTGCTGGCCGCGCTGGTCGCCTCGCTCACGGGGCTGAGCTACGCCGAACTCGCCTCGATGTACCCGAAGGGGGAGGGCGACTACGTCTACGTCCGGGCGGCGTTCGGCCCGGCGCCGGCGGCGTTCACGGCGCTCTGTCGGCTGCTCGTGGGCGCCGTCTCCGCCGCGGCCGTCGCCCTCGCGTTCTCGGGCTACCTCGCCGGCGTGTTCGCGGTCCCAGCGGTCCCCGTCGCCGTCGGCCTCGTCGCTCTGCTCACGCTGGTCAACTACTTGGGCATCGACCTCTCCGTCCGGGTGAACGTGCTGTTCACCGCGCTGGAGGTGCTCGGCCTCCTGATCGTCGTCGTCATCGGCGTCGGGTCGTGGGGGCAGGTGGACCCGACGGCGACGACGAACGGCGCGTTCGGCGTCGTCGAAGCCATCTTCCTCGTGTTCTTCGCCTACCTCGGGTTCGGCTCCATCGTCAACGTGGCCGAGGAGACGCGCGACCCCGAGCGGACCATCCCGCGGGCCGTCGTCCTCGCCATCGTCGTGACGACGGTGCTCTACGTGGCCGTCGCCCTGTCGGCCGTCGCACTCGTCGACCCCGCCGCCCTCGGTGCCTCGGGGTCACCGCTCGCGGACGTGGCGCTCGTCGGGTGGGGACCGCTCGGCGCGCAGGTGGTCGGCGCCATCGCGCTGTTCTCGACGACCAACACCGTCCTCATCCTGCTGGTGTCCACCTCACGGCTGTTCTACGGCGTCTCGAAGACGGAGTACCGGGCGTTCCCGTCGGTGTTCTCGCGGGTCCACCCGACGCGACGGACGCCACACTACGCGGTGTTCGCGGTCGGCGCCCTGACGGTGCCGTTCGTCCTCCTCGGCGACGTGGGCCGGGTGGCCGGGGTGGCGAACCTGCTGCTGCTCGTCGTCTTCTTCCTCGTCAACGCCGCGCAGCTGCGCCTGCGCTACACGGCACCCGACGCCGAACGGGGGTTCCGTGTCCCGCTCGACGTCGGGCGACTCTCGCTGCCGGCGCTCGGCGGCCTGCTCTCGTCGGTGCTGCTCGTTGCGTTCTACCTGAACACGCTGGTGTCCTGA
- a CDS encoding universal stress protein: MNYLVAVDGSSESESALEHALELAGAMETPASVTVVHSVDPEVESEAGVPADADVTDADRLLVIEGPEDAEDRGQKLLDRAVEFAADRGHEVDAELLYGDPAESIAEFAEAGEFDGLFVGHRGLSERMERLLGSTAKRLVEQSPVPVTVVS; this comes from the coding sequence ATGAACTATCTAGTCGCAGTCGACGGTTCGTCGGAGAGCGAGTCGGCACTCGAACACGCGCTGGAGCTGGCCGGGGCGATGGAGACGCCCGCGTCGGTGACCGTCGTCCACTCCGTGGACCCCGAGGTCGAGAGCGAGGCGGGCGTCCCGGCGGACGCCGACGTGACCGACGCCGACCGCCTCCTCGTCATCGAGGGACCGGAAGACGCCGAGGATCGCGGACAGAAACTGCTGGACCGGGCGGTGGAGTTCGCGGCCGACCGTGGCCACGAGGTCGACGCCGAGTTGCTGTACGGCGACCCGGCCGAGAGCATCGCCGAGTTCGCCGAGGCGGGCGAGTTCGACGGCCTGTTCGTCGGCCACCGTGGCCTCAGCGAGCGCATGGAGCGGCTACTCGGCAGCACCGCCAAGCGGCTCGTCGAACAGTCCCCCGTCCCGGTCACCGTCGTCTCCTGA
- a CDS encoding OsmC family protein yields the protein MPVKHGVDLEAFGAFSEHAAEHPEEIQFELEARGVYEGRAGHSLTKVEQFSLGGEEIDRETREYTFPMGAWREVEEAAGFVGPTDRPEPVEVALAALTGCLNVAVSFTALHEGIDVEGLETTVRLDFDPRIVLFLDEVENSEHTFENVDIEIEVSGDGLGEAERELLEAGARRSPVWNLFRLPHDVEPNVRTASSPIPGDD from the coding sequence ATGCCTGTCAAGCACGGCGTAGATCTGGAGGCGTTCGGCGCGTTCTCGGAGCACGCGGCCGAGCACCCGGAGGAGATACAGTTCGAGCTGGAGGCGCGTGGCGTCTACGAGGGGCGTGCGGGCCACTCGCTGACCAAGGTCGAACAGTTCTCCCTGGGCGGCGAGGAGATCGACCGGGAGACCAGGGAGTACACGTTCCCGATGGGGGCGTGGCGCGAGGTCGAGGAGGCCGCTGGATTCGTCGGCCCCACGGACCGACCGGAGCCGGTAGAGGTGGCGCTCGCGGCGCTCACGGGGTGTCTGAACGTGGCCGTCTCGTTCACCGCGCTCCACGAGGGGATCGACGTGGAGGGGCTGGAGACGACGGTCCGACTCGACTTCGACCCTCGCATCGTCCTGTTCCTCGACGAGGTCGAGAACTCGGAGCACACGTTCGAGAACGTCGACATCGAGATAGAGGTGTCCGGCGACGGCCTCGGCGAGGCGGAACGGGAACTCCTGGAGGCGGGGGCACGGCGTTCGCCAGTGTGGAACCTGTTCCGACTCCCACACGACGTGGAACCGAACGTCCGGACGGCCTCGTCCCCCATCCCGGGCGACGACTGA
- a CDS encoding helix-turn-helix transcriptional regulator, producing MFSLDRYGSALADVDYLTRSPNRVRVLSGLSESPRERRELAEETGITRPTLSRILDELVERGWVTRDGRTYHATALGRFLASEFEAFVERVRPVALLDDVARWFPREGFEFELDRLATAEVVTATPTNAVAPTTHAVRELRQATEVTVVSPAVLPSAIEACRDPTVDGDQHIVAIVTAAVVDALRADAALSATLHEMLTAGRTELFRYDGTVPYPLLVTDDRVTIILSDDEGAPHAAVTSEDDAVRSWARTTAEAFRTEATRPPPGTFAV from the coding sequence ATGTTCTCGCTCGACCGATACGGGTCCGCGCTGGCCGACGTGGACTACCTCACTCGGTCACCGAACCGGGTCCGGGTGCTCAGTGGGCTCTCGGAGTCGCCGCGGGAGCGGCGGGAACTCGCCGAGGAGACGGGCATCACCCGGCCGACGCTGAGCCGGATCCTCGACGAACTCGTCGAGCGAGGGTGGGTCACCCGCGACGGCCGAACGTACCACGCCACCGCGCTGGGGCGGTTCCTCGCCAGCGAGTTCGAGGCGTTCGTCGAGCGGGTGCGGCCCGTGGCGCTCCTCGACGACGTCGCTCGCTGGTTCCCCCGCGAGGGGTTCGAGTTCGAACTGGACCGACTCGCCACGGCGGAGGTGGTGACGGCGACGCCGACGAACGCCGTCGCGCCGACCACACACGCGGTGCGCGAGCTCCGGCAGGCCACCGAGGTGACCGTCGTCTCGCCCGCCGTCCTCCCGAGCGCCATCGAGGCGTGCCGGGACCCGACGGTCGACGGCGACCAGCACATCGTGGCCATCGTCACGGCGGCCGTCGTCGACGCCCTGCGCGCGGATGCCGCCCTCTCCGCGACGCTCCACGAGATGCTGACGGCGGGCCGGACCGAACTGTTCCGCTACGACGGGACGGTCCCGTACCCGCTCCTCGTCACGGACGACCGGGTCACCATCATCCTCTCGGACGACGAGGGCGCTCCACACGCCGCGGTCACCAGCGAGGACGACGCCGTCCGGTCGTGGGCGCGGACCACGGCCGAGGCGTTCCGGACGGAGGCCACCCGACCCCCACCGGGGACGTTCGCGGTGTGA
- a CDS encoding site-2 protease family protein → MSTSLPTGLGPDALDEAFHVYEVEVADGDVRYYGEPLVERENVVQRLAPQFRERGYRVMLNYETGEYVLVATERSVGVDGVPWTNVALFLATVLTTLFAGSRWYGVDPLADPARLVEAWPFAAAVLGVLAVHEFGHYALSRHHDVAASLPYFIPLPNLLGTLGAVISMNDHIPDRDALFDIGVAGPLAGLVATVVVTAIGVSLPPVEVAQVAGGVTLGYPLLIQGVAALLGEPLVYGEGLSVNPVVVGGWVGAFVTFLNLLPVGQLDGAHVTKALVGDYLGAVQRAVPVALFGLAGYLYLFEGGRSAGVWAVWGFLTLLLGRAGSAEPLDDTPVGTGRKLVGALTLVLGVLCFTPMPVVLG, encoded by the coding sequence ATGTCCACGTCGCTCCCGACGGGGCTGGGGCCGGACGCGCTGGACGAGGCGTTCCACGTCTACGAGGTCGAGGTCGCGGACGGCGACGTCCGCTACTACGGCGAGCCGCTCGTCGAGCGCGAGAACGTCGTCCAGCGACTCGCCCCACAGTTCCGCGAGCGGGGCTACCGCGTGATGCTCAACTACGAGACGGGCGAGTACGTCCTCGTCGCCACCGAGCGGTCGGTGGGCGTCGACGGGGTGCCGTGGACGAACGTCGCCCTGTTCCTCGCCACCGTCCTGACGACGCTGTTCGCCGGGTCGCGCTGGTACGGTGTCGACCCGCTGGCCGACCCGGCCCGGCTCGTCGAGGCGTGGCCGTTCGCGGCAGCCGTCCTCGGCGTGCTGGCGGTCCACGAGTTCGGCCACTACGCGCTCTCACGGCACCACGACGTGGCCGCGAGTCTGCCGTACTTCATCCCGCTGCCGAACCTGCTCGGGACGCTCGGGGCCGTCATCTCGATGAACGACCACATCCCGGACCGGGACGCCCTGTTCGACATCGGCGTGGCCGGGCCGCTCGCCGGGCTGGTCGCCACCGTCGTCGTCACGGCCATCGGCGTCTCGCTCCCGCCCGTCGAGGTGGCGCAGGTCGCGGGCGGGGTGACGCTCGGCTACCCGCTCCTGATACAGGGCGTGGCCGCGCTCCTCGGTGAGCCACTCGTCTACGGCGAGGGCCTCTCGGTCAACCCCGTCGTCGTCGGCGGCTGGGTGGGGGCGTTCGTCACGTTCCTGAACCTCCTCCCCGTGGGCCAGCTCGACGGAGCCCACGTCACGAAGGCGCTCGTCGGCGACTACCTCGGGGCGGTCCAGCGTGCCGTCCCGGTGGCCCTGTTCGGCCTCGCGGGCTACCTCTACCTGTTCGAGGGCGGCCGCTCGGCCGGCGTCTGGGCGGTCTGGGGGTTCCTCACGCTCCTGCTCGGGCGTGCCGGGAGCGCCGAACCGCTCGACGACACGCCGGTCGGCACCGGCCGGAAGCTCGTGGGAGCGCTGACGCTCGTCCTCGGCGTGCTCTGCTTCACGCCGATGCCCGTCGTGCTCGGCTGA
- a CDS encoding DUF7261 family protein has translation MRLGGADRTGGGGERRERAQLVLAAAAVVAVALAPVVLAYLQLGAHPDVRAPAPEPGASAERFLERATHEAGSEVTGDAWSDRRLAVAEVRESLAPRLRTLETSRVEWGTVFRVAYAPEVAAEWAANECPRGAGRAFGTCRAVDGVVVQERAGETTVLTVAYDVTVTSEEGRREFTFLVPVVG, from the coding sequence ATGCGACTCGGTGGGGCGGACCGGACGGGAGGCGGCGGCGAGCGACGGGAGCGGGCGCAACTCGTGTTGGCCGCCGCCGCGGTCGTCGCCGTCGCGCTCGCGCCGGTGGTGCTGGCGTACCTCCAGCTCGGCGCCCACCCGGACGTGCGGGCGCCGGCACCGGAGCCGGGCGCGTCGGCCGAGCGGTTCCTCGAGCGCGCGACCCACGAGGCGGGGAGCGAGGTGACGGGGGACGCGTGGTCGGACCGACGACTGGCCGTGGCCGAGGTGCGCGAGTCGCTCGCCCCCCGACTCCGGACGCTGGAGACCTCCCGAGTCGAATGGGGGACCGTCTTCCGGGTGGCGTACGCGCCCGAGGTGGCGGCCGAGTGGGCGGCGAACGAGTGTCCGCGCGGGGCGGGCCGAGCGTTCGGGACCTGTCGGGCGGTGGACGGCGTCGTCGTCCAGGAGCGCGCCGGCGAGACGACGGTGCTGACCGTCGCCTACGACGTGACCGTGACGAGCGAGGAGGGGCGCCGCGAGTTCACCTTCCTGGTGCCGGTGGTCGGTTGA